The DNA segment CACTTTAAATGAAACAGTTTTAGTTTCTCCAGGTTGAATTTTCCAACCAAGGTCATCTTCATCAACATCAGACATGTATTTAATCATTTTTAATGCGCAGGGGTCTGTCCATACTACATTCCAGTAAATGGGGGAACCAGTAGTAGTATCTAGAGTTCCAGTATACTTTTGACTTATCTTGAAATATTCCACGTGATCATTGTTGTTTTTGATGGTGACGGTTATAGTAGACTCCAGATAAGTAAACTTTACTTCTGAATCTTGTTCTGAAACCCATGTCTGTTGATCTGATGTATCATCCGCTGCCCATGAAGATGAAAGAGCTGTGAACAGGATTAAAAAAATCACAGCCATGAGTACTTTGTTAATGTTCATCTTAAGCCTTCCCCCATTGATCCTAGTTCCAATTATCTCATGTTTTCAGCGGATTTTTCATCCTGTCCCGTATATCCGTTTCAACTCAGTTATCATCCATTCTGGAGCATTCTGAGTTGGAACTGTGAGTTGTAAGCTCTGACTGTTCTGCATCAGGAACAGGGCATTTTCACGTGGCACTTCCAATACCACCATGTACCTTACATCCAGTTCACCAAGATTGGAAGCCCGTTCAAAGTCTGATAATCTCCAACCATAAGCATTGAGTAAACTGGTGACTTGTGCTTCGTTCCATGTGTTTGATGCTGCTGCCTTGAGGAGTTCTTCAACATCGGTACTTGCAGTTTGACTTCTACTGGTGGTCATGGTCAGGGTGTTAACCGCGACCTCCTGAGATTGTTCCAACTGTGCACCCACTGTTCCACTATCTTTAGCCCTTAAAATGGCAAGAACAGTTGCCCCACTAATTGTAGGCGATGATGCAGTTGATTGCGTTGTTGCAGTCTGATTAGTGGTTGTGTTATTGGCTGCAGTAGTTGTTGCAGAAGCGTTAGTTGTGGTCAGATAAACATCCACACTGTCCCCCACGTTAATCAAACCTCCGGCAGCTTGAAGCCGGGTGATTATTATGGGCACCGCTACAGTATCCGGAGTTTTAATTTCCATGTTGGCCAGAACTGTGGCATCAGCCTCATTAACTATCTTCTGGGCATCAGCAACCTTCATCATCAGGTTTTTCTGACCACCTGCTGCATATGTGATCATTACCCTTCCATAGGGATCCTTTTTAGCTTCGATCTGTTGATTTTGATACTCTCTCCAGCTTTCAGTGGCTGGACCTAATACATCCACTGCCAGAACCATTTCTGGTGTGGTTCCCCCGTCAATTTCCGCGAGAATCGATGTTTTTCTGGGGTCTAATGCAAGAGCCCCTTTAAAATAGGTGTTTACCTCTGTGATCTTGGTTTGCTTGGCTGCGGTCATGGCATCCTGATAGGGTGCGAAAACCAAAAAGTAGTAACCAGCACCAACTAGCACAATGAGTATAATTCCAAAAACAGCTGCGCCAACCAGGGTTCTTTGATCGTCATCAGGAACCCCTTTTCCAAATCCTGCTGCACTACCAATACCGCCGAAACGTCCTTTCTTTTGGGGTTGTTTCTTTAATGGTGGCTTTAAGGTGGGTTTATCCTTGGGTATGGGACGGGGCTTTGGCATGGGACGGGGTTTTTTATCCCCAGATGAAAGTTTACCATCATCACCCTTGCTGTTATTATTGGTTATTTTTTCCTTGGATTTTTCAGTGGCCTTGGACACCATACCTTTGAGACGACCGCCGATGTCCGAGTCAGCTTTTTTCCCTTCCTTTCGCAGATCAGGAACATCTTTTTTGTCTTTATCCTTCTTTCCTAAGATCTTATCTAACATGTGGACCACTTCTATGAAGTCTGCCGTATAATTCCATAAGAGGCACGATTATTACATATATTATAGTGAAGATGAATAAAAGCTTTGCGGGAAGATAAGCGATTAACGAGGAAATGTTCTGGGGCAAAATTGTTCCAATGATCAATATACTGCCGCCAACCATCAATATCATACCCCTAAATTTAGGATACTCAATGGTACTTATCATGAACACCGCAACCACTGCCATGATGATTAGTGCAAGGTCCATTCGGAACATGCCTGAGAGGTAGAATGATCCTAGGATCAACGCAGTGGTAGGTATGGGTAGTCCCACGAATTTATCTCCACCTGGAACATCACTTGAATCTGCAAGTACATTGAACCTGGAGAGTCTTAATATTCCACATATAACTATTAGGAGTGCTACTAGTATATTAAGGTATGGTATAGAATACGATTGGCACGCAGCAAACAAAAGCATTCCCGGGGCAACACCAAATGAGATCACATCCGAAAGTGAGTCCATGTTTTTGCCAAAACCATGTTCATCAACTCGGTTAGTTTGACGGGCTACCCACCCATCCACAGAGTCAAAGATCACTGCCAGGAGCATGAACTTGGCTGCCAAGATCAGGTCTCCAGTGGACACCATTACCACTGCCAGGAAACCTGAAGAAGCATTAGCCAGGGAAACTAGGTCAGCAGCAGCCATATAATGCCTTATATCCATATTTATACTCCGATATTAATTATAAGTATGTTTTTAACTTTTTTTACGCATTTGGGCGATTATAGTTTCTCCTGCAGTTGGTTTTTTACCTTCAGTGACCATCAATTCAGTGTTTTCATAGGGGATAATTAGATCAACTCTGGAACCAAATCTTATCATTCCCAGACGGTCGCCTGTTTTCACTTGGTCCCCTACTTCCACATATTGAACTATGCGCCTGGCCACGAAACCGGCTATCTGTATGACACCCACTTTTCCATACTCTGAATCTATAACTATTAAATTCTTTTCATTTTCAGTAAGTACATTTCGCATGGCGATTTTAAATTTACCCGGGTAATGTTGGGTCTTCACTATCGTCCCAGAGATGGGAGCCCGGTTAACATGAACATCGAAGGGGGACATGAAAGTACTTATCAGAATACCCTTCCCTCCCGGGCTTAGTATATGTTCCATCAATGGATCTTCATAGTGAACTGTTTTCACACGATCGATTTTTCCCTTTAGTATCCTACCATCTGCCGGAGCAACAATTAAACCCCCATTATAAGGTATTTTCCGGTTAGGGTCCCTGAAAAACTGCATCAAGAAGGCTATCAGTGAGAACATTATGAAACTTACAATAACATAGCCAAAAAGAAAGGGTAAAACCGCAAGGGTTAATAGTATGCCTGCTTTTTTTAGAGTTCCTTTGACGAACATGTGATATCCCTGTTATCAAAAATTTAGGTTGATTAGAGTTGTATATCGGCCTTATGGCCAAAAAGACAACACCAGCATATTATAAAAATATATATACCGTTAGTATATGATAGTAGCTTTAATCATTTACTTATACATATTAGAAGTTAATGATAATTCAACCATTTACTTATATATTCTTGAGAAATTAAAAGTAGTTTCATCTATTCATTAATATTCAAAATATAATTATTAGATTCAAGCTAACAATTACAGTAACTACCAGATTAGTTAACAATTCAGAAAATTGTATAATGAGAATTTTATCCAAATGAGAATTTTATCCATTTACTTATATATATAGAAATCAAATTGATATGCTGAACTTATTTATTGTATACTAAATACTTACCAAAAAAAGTCTTAATTCAATTTTAATAAAAGTGGTAACTGATGATTGAGAATAAAATAAAGATCCTGAGAAAAGCAGCTGAAGTTTCTACAGTGCAGGATTCAGATTATATATGGTGTGTCATTGCTGGTAACGAAGACATGGTTAACAACGTAGCTTACTCTGCTATAATGGATAAAGACCGGGTTAAAGTACTCTGCAGGGAACACGTGACCACCAGAGAATCATTCGTAACCAAAAAATTTGATTTTATCATGCTTCATGGAGAAACAAGCAAAATAAGAGAGCTGAGCATGATCTGTAAAGAGAATGGCGGTGCCTATCTTAAAATAGCACCATATTATGTTAAAGATGAGGGCAATCTTCTTTTAACAGTTGGTCCTGAAAATGCCATTAAAAAATTTGTGGGGGATTGTGAAAAAAGCATGGTAAAACTTTCTTTCCTGATAGAGGATCAAACCACCGGATTCATAGAAACCGATGTTTACATAACCAACATGCTACCCCGTTTCATTCGCAACACCATAGACCCCTTATTTAAAATGGCTGATGTTGCATTATCAACTGTTTTAATATCTGCAGAAGAGGAGAATGTTCCCAAAATTAAGGAACTTGCCAGATCCAATAAGATATTTTTAATTGAATTTAATAAAATTTTAAAGAAGTAGAAGAGTATTAATTATTTCATAGGAGGATTAAAATGTTCGGTTTCGGTAAAAAAGACGAAGTAGAAGATGATAAGAAACAAGCTTTGTCCAATACTTTGGGCATAGACTTAGGGACTCTTAACACAGTGGTGGCCAGACCATCAGGAGATAAATTCGATTTATTCAAAATACCCTCAGTAGTAGCTGTTAAAAAGGAAGATCCTGGCTATGTATTGGCTGTTGGTGAAGAAGCCAAAGCCATGTTAGGAAGAACCCCTGAGGATATTATAGCAGTTCGCCCATTAAGACAGGGAGTTATTGAAAGCATTGCCCAGGCAGAATCACTGTTACTTTACTCCATGGATCTGGGTTCCGGTGAAGACACTTCAAGCATCGACCGTATAGTTGTGGGTATCCCTGGAGACGCCTCGGAAGTGGAGAAAAAAGCCGTGGAAGATATTGGGAAGAAAGCAGGAGCTAATTACGTTCTAGTGATAAGTGAAGGGCTGGCAGCAGCGATAGGTGCTGGTCTTCCAATTGCAGAAGCTTCTGGTACCATGGTGATTGATATAGGAGCTGGATCAAGTGATGTGGTGGTTATTTCCCTGGGTGGAATAACTGATATTGAAACCATACGTAGTGGTGGAGATGATATCGACTCCAACATCGTTGAAAAAGTGAAAGAAATCTACAATGTAGAAATCGGTATCCACGAAGCAGAAAAAGCCAAAATAGAAGTGGGAATGGTTCACTCCGAAAATGATGGGGAAAACGGTAAAACCGTGGTCATTGGTAAATCCATGGCAACCAACAAACCAGAAAAAGTGGAGATAGATTCCACTCTGGTGGCAGATGCTGCTGAACCAATTATTGTTAAATTGGTGGAAGCCCTGGCAAAAGTCTTAGAAAGAATGTCACCTGAACTCATTTCCGGTGTTTACAACAAAACCGTGGTAGTAGGTGGAACTTCACAACTTAAAGGACTTAAAGAACGTATCTATGAAGAAGTAGGTGTGCCTGTGGAGATCTCAGATGATCCAATGACTGTAGTTGCCAAAGGAACCGCAATTGTGGCTGCTGAACCACGTGCACTGGAACCAGAAGTACGTCTTAAAGCCATGAAATAAATAGCCAGATATTGTGATATCTAAAAGTTGTGTTTGCCCTTTGAAAAGATTTCAATAAAACCGGGCAATTCACATCCCATTTTAAAAAAAAAATAAACCAAAGCCTCCATGAAAATAATAGGAATAGATGAAGCAGGCCGGGGATCCGTTTTAGGACCTCTGGTTGTTTCTGGCGTTGCCGTGGAAGAGGATCGAGTTAAATATCTTGAAAGACTCGGTTTAAAGGATTCCAAGAAGATTTCCCCCAAAAAAAGAATTGTTTTATCACGGAAGATAAAACGAATCGCTGAATGCCATACTGTACATATAACTGCCCATGACATAGACACACTACGATCCCGTGATGTTAATCTGAATGAGATTGAAAAAATCGCTATTAATCGCATCATTAGTGAATCTAACCCTTCTACATGTTTCATTGATTCCATGGATGTTAAACCAGAAAGATTGACCAGTGAACTGGAAACCATGCATTCTGAAGTCCGGGTGGTGGCTGAACATAAGGCAGATGACCGTTATCCCATTGTCTCTGCAGCTTCCATAATAGCCAAGGTGGAACGTGACCGGGCCATACAGGATATCCGAAAAACGTATGAAAATGTGGGATCTGGTTATCCCAGTGATCCTAAAACCATTGAGTTTTTGAAAACAATATCCCCTGTAGAGGATCTGCCTGACTTTGTACGCAGTTCCTGGGCAACAGTTGAAAGAATAAGAGGATAAGATGATTTACGAATTTTTCGCAGGCTCCTTCAACACCATACTGGAGATGTTCAAAAGTGGAGGAGTCATTACCTACATCATTACCATAATCGGAATTTATGGTATATTCTATTCTGCAGAGAAAATATACTACCTGCGCAAGATATCCCAAGTGGGATTACCCCAGATCATGAGTGAAGTGAACAAATCCATGGAAAGAGGCGGCTCTCTAGAGGCATTACGTTCCATAGGACGTTATCAAAATCCTATTTCTAAAATAGTTGCCGAAGCTCTTAAGATCGGTTTCCGTAATAATAGAGAAGTTGAAGATGCCATGGAAAGGGTATTCATTGTTGAAATGGGACGTATGACCAAAGGAATGGACACCATACGAACTATAATCGAAATAGCTCCTCTTTTAGGATTAATTGGAACTGTTCTGGGAATGTGGTACACTTTCAAAGCAATGGGAGTGAATGCCAGCCCCACTGGCATGGCTGAGGGTATTTACGTGGCACTTATCACCACCATTGCCGGTTTAGCCGTGGCTATAATCATCCTCCCCCTCTATACTCATATTAACAGTAGAATAGAGAGTGAACTGGATAAAATAGAGATCGCCAAAAAAATGACCAACTGGCGAACTGCAGAGATGCGAATTAAGGTGGATTCCGATGTTGAAAATGCAATTACAGCCTTAAAAGAATCTAATGGTATTTTAGAAGTTAAAGAGCTTCACCAAGATAAAGAGGCCAATATCTGGATTTCACTGAACCCCCACATGCTGGAGAAAAGTATCGGCAATATAATTAAGGAAAAATGCAATACCGAAGCCAGAATAGTGGAGAGTAAACTAAAACAATGAGTATTATATTAATTTCAGATTAATATTTAAACTAATTAATTATATAAATCAGATTTCATTTAACTAAATTAATCAATTAAATTAGTGAATTCATCAAACTAATAACACTAAAGAATTTATAAGGGGATTTGGAGATGGCTATAGATACCAATAGTTACCGCAGGAAGCTGCGCAGCAGACAGGCACGGGTTAACCTGGTTCCCCTTATTGATGTTATTTTTACTATTCTCATATTTCTCATGGTTACCAGTAGTTTCCAGGTTGCCACTGATTCCAGTGCTGGTAAACCCCAGGTAAGTCAAAGCAGTGGCAGTTCAGAATATTATCTTTTCCCAGTGACTGGTCTTAAAACTGTCACTGTTAATGGGGAGGATATGTCCAGTTATATCCGTAACAGTGCCATTGCAATTCATACCAGAGTAATAGATGAAGGAGAAATCGTTATCAAGCCCAAGGAAGGATCCATTATCATCACTACACCGGCGGGAATGAGTCCAGATAAGGCAGTCAGTATTCCCCAAAGTTGACCATACACAAATTACGGCATACACAAATTACTGTATATTGAATATATATCATATTTACATGTACAATCTCAGTTACAACTCTTTATGAGGTTTCCAGATATTTTAAGGGTTGTACAACTCTTTAGATTGCATGATCACTGAATAAAAAAAGATTGGAGTTTTGGAAAGGTGAAATAAATGTATCTAGGAAGAATATTGGCAGTTGGAAGTAGTGAAACAGGTAATTTTGTGGCGTATAGAGTGTCCAGTCGTTCTTTCCCCAACAGGATCACCAGAACATTTCCCGAAAGGGTAGCTGTGGTTCCCAAGGAAGGGCATGAAAAGGATGTTTTTGTAAGTCCATACATAGCCTACAATTGCATACGTCTGGTGGATGATGTGGCAGTGGTTTCCAATGGTTCCCACACCGATGTAATTGCCGAGAAAATCGCATCAGGTATGAGCATTCGGGATTCATTAGCCCTTTCACTCATGACCATGGATTACGAAAAGGATGACTTTAACACTCCCCGAATTGCAGGGGCGGTTACCCTGGAAGGAGAAGCATACATTGGCATTGTCACCCATGAAAAGATCCAGGTGGAAAAGGTTCCCGATGGTGAAGCCAGTTACATAGCTACCTATGAACATATACAACCCAACAAAGTGGAATTTACTGCAGGTAACGTATCTGAAGCTGCTCAGTTCATAATGGATAAGGGGAAGTTCTCCCAGTTCACCAATCCCGTAACTTCCGCGGCTGCATTCGGTCAAAAAGATTGGGAATTAAAATCGATTTAAAAAAAATTGGTTTTATATCTTTAATTTACCACCCGCGGTGTCTATAGTAGACCATTTCATTTCCTAATTAACCATCATTATAAATCCTAGTACGATGATTAATCCCACGTAAAGATTCTTATAAATATCAAACAATAACATTAAGACCAGTCCAGATATGATTGGACTATTCCCATACGACATTTAAACCCAAATCGGTGCTAACCATGGAAATCAAAATTATAGGGCTCACCAGTATTCCCCTCATTAAAAAAGGAGATGATCTATCCCAACTCATCCTGCAGGCTGCGGAACTACAGGGCATTGAACTGGATGATGAGGATATTCTGGTTATTGCTGAAACAGCAGTGGCTAAAGCTGAAGGCTACCTAATTCATCTGGAAAGTATTAAACCAAGCCAACGTGCCAGGGAAATTGCTGAACTAACCGGGAAAGACTCTGAACTGGTTGAAGCAATAATTCAGGAGTCAGAGGAGATCATTAAGGTCGGACCGGACTTCATTATCTCTGAAACCAAGCATGGTTTTGTGTGTGCCAATGCCGGTATTGATGAATCCAATGTGGAAAATGGACTGGCAACACCCATACCTGTAAATCCGGATAAAAGTGCCCAGGAGATAAGGGAAAAATTAGAAACCAATAATGGAAAGAGTATTGCAATAATAATATCTGACACACAGGGTAGAGCATTCCGTGAAGGAGCCATTGGCACAGCTATAGGTATTTCTGGGATGGAACCCCTCTGGGATCGTTGCGGTGAACTTGATTTATATAATAGGGAGCTTAAAACTACCAGTATAGCTGTGGCTGATGAACTATCCTCAGCAGCTTCTCTGGTGATGGGTCAGGCTGATGAGGGGATACCCGTGGTTATCATCCGTGGTGTTAGCTACTTCCAGAAACTCAGAAGTGAATCTGCCACAATCCAACCATTAATAAGACCAAAAAAATACGATGTTTTCCGTTAGATGAATTCATCTAAAATTTCCGTAAATGAAATTCATCTAAAACCAAATGCCCATATCTCGATCGCGTATATCAATCTGTTTTAAATCCTGGAAGAAAAAATTTAAGGATAATGAGATTTTTAATAAGAAATTGTTTTATTGAAAATGTTTTGGAATGAAATGGTTTGATTATGAGTTGATCTATATGCCGGTTAATCAAATGGAAACGCAACTGGAAGCTATAACCACTACCATTGCTTACCTTGAAAAAAAGGGTTCTTGTGACCCAGAAGTGCTTAAAGAACTGAAAAACGAGCGAAATCGCCTTTTAAAGGAGCTGAATGTGCATCAGATAGGAATTTAAGCTTAATGAATTATACCGAAATAATGGGAAACTAAGGTTGAAATATAATCAATTAACTCATGATTACAATCCCACGGAGAAAAATTTCATGAACAAAAATTTCATGAAACATTTACTGATAATTGACTGATAATTTTGACTGAAAATTTAGTTGATACGTTGATAAAAATGATAAGCGTCCTTTCTGGTGGAACTGGCACTCCTAAGCTCCTGCAGGGCATGGTGGAGCTGGTAAATCCCGAAGATATTACTGTAATCGTGAACACTGTGGAGAATGAATATTTCTCAGGAGTTTACGTTGCCCCTGATGTGGACACCGTGCTTTACACCCTGGCGGGGATCATCAATGAGAACACTTGGTATGGAGTTAAGGATGATAGTTTTATAACCCATGATCGGTTAAAGGAGATCGGGTGTCCGGAAACCCTCAAGATCGGAGATCGTGACCGGGCCATGAAAATCCAGAAAACCCTGTTAATGAAGGAACATCCCCTTTCAGATGCAGTGAATATCCAGAGACTGGAACTGGGAATTAAGTCCCGGATAATTCCGATGAGCAACCAGAAATCTAAAATCACCATAACTACCCACCTTGGTGAAATGGAATTTCACCAGTTCCTGGTTGAAAATCAGGGAAAACCAGAAGTACATGATATAAGTTACCAGAAGGTTGATCCCACCCCTGGTTTAATAGAAAAAATCGAAAATTCAGATATGGTAGTTATTGGACCTTCTAACCCCATAACATCTATCGGACCCATAATATCAGCCAAGGGCGTTAGAAAAGCATTGCAAAAGACTTATGTTGTTGGTGTATCTCCAATAGTGGGTAATAAGCCAGTTAGTGGTCCGGCTGCTAAGTTTATGCAGGCCATGGGTCATGAAGTTTCATCTCTGGGAGTGGCGGACATATATAAAGATTTTATGGATAAATTCATAATTGACCTGGTGGACAGAGATCATCAGGAAGAAATAGAAAAGCTAATATCAGATGTCATGATAACTCACACCATCATGACCAATGTTACAGATAAGATAAATTTAGCCAGATGTATTTTGGGTGAAAATGTATGATACAAATGACTTTAATTCAAATTGACAACTACGGACCCTGGACTGTTACCCCCAAACCACGGGCCGAAGCAGACCTGCAGATCTTGCAGGCAGAATTATACGCCGACCTTCAAAGGCAATTCGCAGTCAAAGGGGGATTGGTTTTCTTCACCCGCTTTGATAACATGCTGGCGGTCACCAACGGAGTGGATATGGAGCATCATCTGCGTATCCAGAAGTCCATTAACAACCGTTACCCCATAACCGTGAGTATGGGTGTGGGAACTGCTGAAACTCCCTACGAAGCACAGAGGAGCGCCACCAGTGCACTTCAGAAATATGGTGGAGCCCAATCCGAGGACCGGAGTGAAATCCTGGCCATTGAAGGACTGGTGAAACCAGATGACAGCTTTGTGCAGATTGCCCATATCGACATTAATGGAATCACTGACTCACTCACTGATATCATTCCAGCGTATGATACTTCTTTTATTGTTAACCGAGTTCAGCATTTCCTGATGAAGAAATTAATCGAAAAGGGATCTTTACTCTTTTTCATTGGCGGGGATAACTTCATGTCTCCCTGTAATGGTATGAACCCCGAAGGACTGCTTACAATCATAGAAGAAATCGAAGAAGAAATCAACATCGCCCTGAAAGCAGGTGTGGGGAAGGCACCTACCGCTGAAAAGGCAGCTAACCTCGCTGATCTGGCCTTGGAAGAAATCCGAGATGGCTGCACCTACAACCTGGTTCATGTCATGAAGGAATAAAACCTGCATGAAGGAATAAAACTGATTAAACTTTTAAAAAGGGTTTTAATGAATTTACATTCATTATACCTTATAATTTAAAGACTGCATGAGTAATATGACATATAACTCTTGATTAGTCGAGATTAGTTCATTTAATTTGCATAATTTATACAGCATATTGGAGTGGAATTTATTGAAGTCCTAGCTCCCATGGCAGGTATCACTGATGGTACTTTTTGCCGGGACATTTCAACTCTTGGGTTTGACATGGTGACCTTGGGAGGTTACAACGCTGATCAATCCACCCTTAATGCAGGGCAGGAAATTCTGGCCCGTGGAAGGCCTGAGTTTGACTTAAAACCAGGGGATTTACTCCCCTATCTGGAAGAACAATCTTTTCTCCTTAAATGTCAGGATTTATGGGATGGTATGGTTTCTGTTAATCTTCGTGCCCTTACTACCGATCCCATTATTGAGGTTTCCCGACTTAAAAATGTGGATGTGGTGGAGATCAACGCCCACTGCCGACAACCAGAAATAACTCAACTGGGTTGTGGCCAGGCACTCATGGAAAACCCATCTCATCTGGAAAAATTCACCAGGGAAGTGGTGAAAAAGGCTAAGAGTAAAGTATCCGTGAAGATACGGGCCAATGTTCCTGATGTTGATGAAATTAAAACAGTCAGTGCCATTGATCATGCCGGTGCAGATTATCTACATCTAGATGCCATGAAACCAGGTTTTAACTCGGCAGATTATGATATGGTTAAATTAATCCGCCAGGAAACTTCCATGTTCATTATTGGCAACAATTCAATCAGAGATATTGGATCTGCCAGGAAGATGTTGGCTGCTGGTGCTGATGGAATATCAATTGCAAGAGCTGCCATTGGAGGAACACTATCCTTTGATCTATCCCAAATATAGAAGTGAATATTTTTTATATAATAAAATTTTTAATATGAAATCATATAAATTAAAAACAATGGATCAAAAAAATAAAAGAACATACGGCTCATAGATAGATTACTCATTTAATTTAATTATTATATAAAAAGGTGGTTAAATGTCTTTTATAGAATTGGAAAACGTCACCAAGACCTTTGATGGTGTGGAAATCCTGAAAAACCTGAACATAACCATAGAGGAAGGTGCTGTTCTTGGTATCCTGGGAAGAAGCGGCTCTGGAAAGTCAGTCCTCATAAACATGTTAAGGGGAATGAAGGACTACCGCCCCAATGAAGGTCGAATCCTTTATAATGTAGCTGTTTGCCCCGGATGCTTAAGGGTAGAACCGCCTTCAATGGCAGAGAAATCCTGTAAATGTGGATGTAGCTATGAAGTCCAGAAAGTCGATTTCTGGCACTCGGATCGTAAACTTTTCGCAGCAATCAAACGCCGTATCTCCATCATGCTCCAGAGGACATTTGCCCTCTACGAGGATGACACGGTTATCGATAATGTTATAAAATCAATCACAGGACATGACGAGGAAGAAAGCACATACATGGCAATTGATCTTCTGGATATGGCCCAGATGACCCACCGGATCACCCATATCGCTCGTGATCTTTCTGGTGGAGAAAAACAAAGAGTGGTTCTGGCCCGCCAGATTGCTAAGGAACCAATGCTATTTTTAGCAGATGAACCCACCGGTACACTTGACCCTCAAACCGCTGAATTAATCCACCAGGCCTTGATTAAAGGGGTGAAGGAAAAGGGAACCACCATGGTCATCACTTCCCACTGGCCAGAGGTGATGCGACAACTATCAGACTATGTTATCTGGTTGGAGAAGGGAGAAATTGTGGAAGAAGGAGACCCGGAAACTGTGGTGCAGAGTTTCATGGATCAGGTCCCTCTTCCTGAAAAGAAAACCGAATTCAAGGCAGGTGGACCCATCATAAAAATGGAAGGAGTGAAAAAACACTACTACTCCATTGATCGGGGAGTGGTTAAGGCTGTGGATGGTATAGACCTGGTTGTTGATGAAGGAGAAATATTCGGAGTGGTTGGACTCTCAGGAGCCGGTAAAACCACCCTTTCCCGTATTCTATACGGCCTCACTGATCCCAGTAGCGGCCAAATCA comes from the Methanobacterium sp. genome and includes:
- a CDS encoding GTP cyclohydrolase III translates to MIQMTLIQIDNYGPWTVTPKPRAEADLQILQAELYADLQRQFAVKGGLVFFTRFDNMLAVTNGVDMEHHLRIQKSINNRYPITVSMGVGTAETPYEAQRSATSALQKYGGAQSEDRSEILAIEGLVKPDDSFVQIAHIDINGITDSLTDIIPAYDTSFIVNRVQHFLMKKLIEKGSLLFFIGGDNFMSPCNGMNPEGLLTIIEEIEEEINIALKAGVGKAPTAEKAANLADLALEEIRDGCTYNLVHVMKE
- a CDS encoding MJ0144 family RNA dihydrouridine synthase-like protein, with protein sequence MEFIEVLAPMAGITDGTFCRDISTLGFDMVTLGGYNADQSTLNAGQEILARGRPEFDLKPGDLLPYLEEQSFLLKCQDLWDGMVSVNLRALTTDPIIEVSRLKNVDVVEINAHCRQPEITQLGCGQALMENPSHLEKFTREVVKKAKSKVSVKIRANVPDVDEIKTVSAIDHAGADYLHLDAMKPGFNSADYDMVKLIRQETSMFIIGNNSIRDIGSARKMLAAGADGISIARAAIGGTLSFDLSQI
- the atwA gene encoding methyl coenzyme M reductase system, component A2, encoding MSFIELENVTKTFDGVEILKNLNITIEEGAVLGILGRSGSGKSVLINMLRGMKDYRPNEGRILYNVAVCPGCLRVEPPSMAEKSCKCGCSYEVQKVDFWHSDRKLFAAIKRRISIMLQRTFALYEDDTVIDNVIKSITGHDEEESTYMAIDLLDMAQMTHRITHIARDLSGGEKQRVVLARQIAKEPMLFLADEPTGTLDPQTAELIHQALIKGVKEKGTTMVITSHWPEVMRQLSDYVIWLEKGEIVEEGDPETVVQSFMDQVPLPEKKTEFKAGGPIIKMEGVKKHYYSIDRGVVKAVDGIDLVVDEGEIFGVVGLSGAGKTTLSRILYGLTDPSSGQIIVKLGDNWIDMTEKGIFGRGRVKPYLGILHQEYSLYPHRNVLGNLTEAISLELPAEFAKMKALYVLNAVGFDENYAEKIITKYPDELSGGERHRVALAQVLIKEPNIVILDEPTGTMDPITRVQVTDSIRKARDELKQTFLIISHDMDFVLDVCDRAALMRGGKILKTGLPGDIVEDLTPSEKEKMLKED
- the cofD gene encoding 2-phospho-L-lactate transferase, with protein sequence MISVLSGGTGTPKLLQGMVELVNPEDITVIVNTVENEYFSGVYVAPDVDTVLYTLAGIINENTWYGVKDDSFITHDRLKEIGCPETLKIGDRDRAMKIQKTLLMKEHPLSDAVNIQRLELGIKSRIIPMSNQKSKITITTHLGEMEFHQFLVENQGKPEVHDISYQKVDPTPGLIEKIENSDMVVIGPSNPITSIGPIISAKGVRKALQKTYVVGVSPIVGNKPVSGPAAKFMQAMGHEVSSLGVADIYKDFMDKFIIDLVDRDHQEEIEKLISDVMITHTIMTNVTDKINLARCILGENV
- a CDS encoding coenzyme F420-0:L-glutamate ligase gives rise to the protein MEIKIIGLTSIPLIKKGDDLSQLILQAAELQGIELDDEDILVIAETAVAKAEGYLIHLESIKPSQRAREIAELTGKDSELVEAIIQESEEIIKVGPDFIISETKHGFVCANAGIDESNVENGLATPIPVNPDKSAQEIREKLETNNGKSIAIIISDTQGRAFREGAIGTAIGISGMEPLWDRCGELDLYNRELKTTSIAVADELSSAASLVMGQADEGIPVVIIRGVSYFQKLRSESATIQPLIRPKKYDVFR